The following coding sequences lie in one Mycobacterium gordonae genomic window:
- a CDS encoding LppP/LprE family lipoprotein, with product MVAEQVDPDWPPPAYDPSDDLDTTRPGAERPTPRRAVWLVAALAALVCLSAVAVFAFGGDDRGARKATSAPSSNPGASSAPSTGNAPPTACGPDEATALSAALGQVPPDRKTGKPWDRKASSGNYNACADLSAIVVTVQDGTNSSPDLALMFHRGAFVGTATPRAYPFTELEAPASTNDIVVLTYRTQQSCSTCTDGTLTTVGFQWQGDKVQMLDWPPESLDSPP from the coding sequence ATGGTTGCTGAACAGGTCGACCCGGACTGGCCGCCCCCGGCCTACGACCCGTCCGACGACCTGGATACCACCCGCCCCGGCGCTGAACGGCCCACGCCGCGACGCGCCGTTTGGCTGGTCGCCGCGCTGGCGGCGCTGGTGTGCCTGTCCGCCGTGGCGGTGTTCGCGTTCGGCGGCGACGACCGGGGCGCGCGCAAGGCCACGTCGGCGCCATCCTCGAACCCCGGCGCCTCGTCGGCGCCGTCGACCGGCAACGCCCCGCCGACCGCGTGCGGGCCGGACGAGGCCACAGCGCTGTCCGCGGCCCTTGGTCAGGTGCCACCGGACCGCAAGACCGGCAAGCCGTGGGATCGCAAAGCGTCGTCCGGCAACTACAACGCGTGCGCGGACCTGTCCGCGATTGTGGTCACCGTGCAGGACGGCACCAACAGTTCGCCTGACCTGGCTTTGATGTTCCATCGCGGCGCTTTCGTCGGGACCGCCACCCCGCGGGCTTACCCGTTCACCGAGCTGGAGGCCCCGGCTTCCACTAACGACATCGTGGTCCTCACCTACCGGACCCAGCAGAGCTGTTCCACCTGCACCGACGGCACCCTGACCACCGTCGGGTTCCAGTGGCAGGGTGACA